The proteins below are encoded in one region of Oncorhynchus nerka isolate Pitt River linkage group LG15, Oner_Uvic_2.0, whole genome shotgun sequence:
- the glyctk gene encoding glycerate kinase isoform X2, producing MACVVSLYRPLSLLAPVGVRRAIVCRMSLDMRAREVFATAIEAVQPDIVMRRGLERTGDTLLVNGRSFTLKNNLHLVGFGKAVLGMAAEAERIVGDHLVRGVISVPHGIQETIRQHGKDQMLLKDGSRITVMEGAKHNLPDADAQRAAECIKELVSTLTENDMLLVLISGGGSALLPAPVPPISLQEKQDVTRRLAGAGATIQELNSVRRALSILKGGGLAHCAHPAQVVALVLSDVIGDPLDLIASGPTVWTEVWPEEIWSILERYGLSSSLPVSVKEVLGRSAPRWEESGEQSDRAAHVLNAVIGSNSIALECAGRRARELGFRPVVLSPGVCGNVQSVSRLYGLLARFACSRDEPPPELPAEILKLGPETGVESWDLCRAMQVLGEGRGEGWGATCLLAGGEPTVQLTGKGRGGRNQELALRVGLELAGMELPPKGPLFLSGGTDGQDGPTEAAGAVTDAGLGKEARAQGLDPDGFLVNNDSFTFFSRLSGGQRLLLPGLTGTNVMDVHMLLIPPIPIVVSGR from the exons ATGGCTTGTGTTGTGTCCCTGTATCGGCCTTTATCTTTACTGGCTCCTGTGGGGGTGAGGCGAGCCATAGTTTGCAGAATGTCACTGGACATGCGAGCACGGGAGGTGTTTGCTACGGCTATCGAAGCTGTGCAACCAGACATTGTGATGCGGCGGGGTCTGGAGCGTACAGGAGACACCCTCCTAGTGAATGGACGCAGCTTCACGCTAAAGAACAACCTTCACCTGGTAGGCTTTGGCAAAGCTGTGCTGGGCATGGCTGCCGAGGCAGAGAGGATAGTGGGGGACCACTTGGTGAGAGGAGTGATCAGTGTGCCACACGGCATTCAGGAGACAATACGGCAGCATGGGAAAGA CCAGATGTTGTTGAAGGATGGAAGTCGCATCACAGTGATGGAGGGAGCTAAACACAACCTGCCAGATGCTGATGCCCAGAGGGCAGCCGAATGTATCAAGGAGCTGGTCAGCACACTAACAGAGAATGACATGTTGCTTGTACTCATCTCAG gaggagggTCTGCACTCTTGCCTGCACCAGTCCCACCAATCTCTCTTCAAGAGAAACAGGATGTTACACGCAGACTGGCTGGTGCTGGTGCCACCATTCAGGAGCTTAACTCTGTACGCCGTGCCCTGTCAATTTTGAAAGGAGGAGGACTTGCACACTGCGCTCACCCTGCTCAG gtggTGGCCCTGGTTCTGTCTGATGTAATTGGAGATCCCCTGGACTTGATAGCCAGTGGCCCCACAGTGTGGACTGAGGTGTGGCCTGAGGAGATTTGGTCGATCCTTGAACGTTACgggctgtcctcctctctccctgtctcggtgAAAGAGGTGCTTGGACGCTCAGCTCCCCGATGGGAGGAGTCTGGAGAGCAGTCAGACAGGGCGGCACATGTTCTCAATGCTGTGATTGGCTCCAATAGCATTGCTCTGGAATGCGCAGGGAGACGTGCGCGGGAGCTCGGATTCCGTCCAGTTGTGCTGTCGCCAGGGGTGTGCGGGAACGTACAGTCTGTCTCTCGCCTTTATGGTCTACTGGCTCGCTTTGCCTGCTCCCGTGACGAGCCTCCTCCTGAGTTGCCTGCTGAGATTCTGAAGCTGGGGCCCGAGACAGGCGTGGAAAGCTGGGACTTGTGCCGTGCTATGCAGGTGCTTGGTGAGGGGCGTGGGGAGGGCTGGGGAGCCACCTGTCTGCTGGCTGGGGGAGAGCCCACTGTGCAGTTGACAGGCAAGGGGCGTGGTGGGCGGAACCAGGAGCTGGCCCTGAGAGTAGGGCTTGAGCTGGCAGGCATGGAGCTCCCTCCGAAGGGTCCCCTGTTCCTGAGTGGTGGGACCGATGGTCAGGACGGGCCAACTGAGGCAGCAGGGGCAGTCACAGACGCGGGGCTTGGCAAAGAAGCACGAGCACAGGGGCTCGACCCTGATGGCTTCCTCGTCAACAATGATTCCTTCACCTTCTTTTCACGCCTGTCTGGTGGGCAGCGGCTGCTCCTACCAGGGTTAACAGGTACCAATGTGATGGATGTgcacatgctgctcatcccacCAATCCCCATAGTTGTGTCTGGTCGTTGA
- the LOC115143433 gene encoding vacuolar fusion protein MON1 homolog B-like isoform X3 — MERDDNQEKGEMEEIKSENPSSDCTLSTGSADLTHALPSEIHTVPEPAGPVGEDDGTNVTLEEPKNPPPSETMGEEGTQELEPAPDQELEPAPVQELEPVPDQELEPAPDQVKDEETDECNKTEYHNSSGGQPETVPEEASSSAENVQDDSGEFVVTMLARGKLEEQDMGVKGMSSTLSETGAPEAPPSYRDEDVMAESWRQHRKHVFVLSEAGKPIYSRYGSEEALSSTMGVMMALVSFVQSSDNMIRSVYSDGHTVVFMQKGPLVLVSVSSSRQSEQQLRAELLYVYYQIISMLTQASITRIFEHKKNYDLRRLLAGSEKILDGLLNLVDSDPSFLLAAVHCLPLTSSLRDSLSQILQKAITPNLVFSILIAKNQLLTIVQEKTVIEDTRLEPADVHLLLNLIGASSAFQAGEIWTPICLPLFNPDCYFYAYISYLDPPECTVCLLLLSTDKEAFYAVAECKRRIELAMLAQSSLRLIANAHSYSVSQVGVSDLRHFMYKPFDVPDNHKQLTQFTSPEMEAPYSTEEERMRLLDLYRYMHGRIHSSCRPLKLIYHVAERETLLAWVTSKFELYTCFSPLVTKARAINAITKLLRWIKKEEDRLFIRYPPKYSTTPNPSKSSRKSDQQDSTDNGFASLL; from the exons atggagagagatgacaATCAagaaaagggagagatggaggagataaaGAGTGAGAATCCATCCTCTGACTGCACACTGTCAACTG GTTCTGCTGATCTCACTCATGCTCTGCCCTCTGAAATTCACACAGTTCCTGAGCCTGCTGGGCCAGTGGGAGAAGACGACGGCACCAATGTGACTTTAGAGGAGCCTAAGAATCCACCTCCATCAGAAACTATGGGTGAGGAGGGGACCCAGGAACTAGAACCGGCCCCTGATCAGGAACTAGAACCGGCCCCTGTCCAGGAACTAGAACCGGTCCCTGACCAGGAACTAGAACCGGCTCCTGACCAGGTAAAAGATGAAGAGACTGATGAGTGCAATAAGACAGAATATCATAACAGTTCAGGTGGTCAACCAGAGACTGTGCCAGAAGAGGCTTCATCTTCAGCTGAGAATGTGCAGGACGACTCAGGGGAGTTTGTGGTCACTATGTTGGCCAGAGGTAAACTGGAGGAACAAGATATGGGAGTGAAGGGGATGTCCTCTACACTTTCAGAGACTGGCGCCCCAGAGGCCCCCCCATCCTACCGTGATGAAGACGTGATGGCTGAGAGCTGGAGGCAGCACAGGAAGCATGTGTTTGTCCTGAGTGAGGCAGGGAAACCAATCTACTCCCGCTACGGCAGTGAAGAGGCCCTGTCGTCCACTATGGGAGTCATGATGGCACTGGTGTCCTTTGTCCAGAGTAGTGACAACATGATCCGCTCTGTCTACTCAG aCGGGCACACGGTGGTGTTCATGCAGAAGGGTCCTCTGGTGCTGGTGTCTGTGTCAAGCAGCCGTCAGTCAGAGCAGCAGCTGCGTGCTGAGCTGCTGTACGTCTACTACCAGATCATCAGCATGCTCACCCAGGCCAGCATCACACGTATCTTCGAACACAAGAAGAACTATGACCTGCGGCGACTACTGGCCGGCTCCGAGAAGATCCTGGATGGCCTCCTCAACCTGGTGGACTCAGACCCCAGCTTCCTGCTGGCAGCGGTGCACTGCTTGCCCCTGACTTCCTCTCTCAGGGACTCCCTCAGCCAGATCCTACAGAAGGCCATCACCCCAAACCTGGTCTTCTCCATCCTCATTGCCAAGAACCAGCTGCTCACCATTGTCCAGGAGAAGACGGTGATTGAGGACACCAGGCTGGAGCCTGCTGATGTCCACCTGCTGCTCAACCTCATTGGGGCCTCCTCTGCCTTCCAGGCTGGAGAGATCTGGACTCCTATCTGCCTGCCTCTCTTTAACCCTGACTGTTACTTCTATGCCTACATCTCCTACCTGGACCCCCCAGAATGCACTGTGTGTCTGCTGCTGCTCTCCACGGATAAGGAGGCTTTTTATGCGGTGGCAGAGTGtaagaggaggatagagttggCCATGCTGGCTCAGAGCTCTCTGAGGCTCATTGCCAATGCCCACTCCTACAGCGTGAGCCAGGTGGGTGTCTCAGACCTCAGGCACTTCATGTACAAGCCCTTTGATGTCCCAGACAACCACAAGCAGCTCACCCAGTTCACCAG CCCAGAGATGGAGGCTCCCTACAgcacggaggaggagaggatgcggCTGCTGGACCTGTACCGTTACATGCACGGTCGCATCCACAGCTCCTGCCGGCCCCTCAAGCTCATCTACCATGTGGCAGAGAGGGAAACCCTGCTGGCCTGG GTCACAAGTAAATTTGAGTTGTACACTTGCTTTAGCCCCTTGGTGACTAAGGCCCGTGCCATTAACGCAATAACCAAGCTTCTACGTTGGATCAAGAAGGAGGAAGACCGTCTCTTTATCCGATACCCACCCAAGTATTCAACCACGCCCAACCCCAGCAAAAGCTCCCGCAAGTCTGACCAGCAGGACTCCACAGATAATGGCTTTGCATCTCTACTATAG
- the LOC115143439 gene encoding T-cell leukemia translocation-altered gene protein homolog, which produces MEEPWDFEFLSRIVDGFVSFLSEFVDDWLANDMRVSIFKILFSWLVVSLIAIHFAWKFYGNTVNDMYYRQGTGGKNGGTPDTAPHRSGWESAAGDNLKTHRE; this is translated from the exons ATGGAAGAGCCCTGGGATTTCGAGTTTTTATCCCGCATTGTGGACGGGTTTGTTTCGTTTCTTTCCGAATTTGTTGACGACTGGCTGGCTAATGATATGAGAGTGTCAATATTCAAGATATTGTTTAGTTGGCTCGTTGTCAGTCTCATTGCCATCCATTTTGCTTGGAAATTTTACGGAAACACTGTGAACGATATGTATTACCGACAAG GTACTGGTGGAAAGAATGGAGGCACACCTGACACTGCACCTCACAGGAGCGGATG GGAGAGTGCGGCAGGAGACAACCTCAAGACACATCGTGAGTGA
- the LOC115143433 gene encoding vacuolar fusion protein MON1 homolog B-like isoform X4, with product MAESWRQHRKHVFVLSEAGKPIYSRYGSEEALSSTMGVMMALVSFVQSSDNMIRSVYSDGHTVVFMQKGPLVLVSVSSSRQSEQQLRAELLYVYYQIISMLTQASITRIFEHKKNYDLRRLLAGSEKILDGLLNLVDSDPSFLLAAVHCLPLTSSLRDSLSQILQKAITPNLVFSILIAKNQLLTIVQEKTVIEDTRLEPADVHLLLNLIGASSAFQAGEIWTPICLPLFNPDCYFYAYISYLDPPECTVCLLLLSTDKEAFYAVAECKRRIELAMLAQSSLRLIANAHSYSVSQVGVSDLRHFMYKPFDVPDNHKQLTQFTSPEMEAPYSTEEERMRLLDLYRYMHGRIHSSCRPLKLIYHVAERETLLAWVTSKFELYTCFSPLVTKARAINAITKLLRWIKKEEDRLFIRYPPKYSTTPNPSKSSRKSDQQDSTDNGFASLL from the exons ATGGCTGAGAGCTGGAGGCAGCACAGGAAGCATGTGTTTGTCCTGAGTGAGGCAGGGAAACCAATCTACTCCCGCTACGGCAGTGAAGAGGCCCTGTCGTCCACTATGGGAGTCATGATGGCACTGGTGTCCTTTGTCCAGAGTAGTGACAACATGATCCGCTCTGTCTACTCAG aCGGGCACACGGTGGTGTTCATGCAGAAGGGTCCTCTGGTGCTGGTGTCTGTGTCAAGCAGCCGTCAGTCAGAGCAGCAGCTGCGTGCTGAGCTGCTGTACGTCTACTACCAGATCATCAGCATGCTCACCCAGGCCAGCATCACACGTATCTTCGAACACAAGAAGAACTATGACCTGCGGCGACTACTGGCCGGCTCCGAGAAGATCCTGGATGGCCTCCTCAACCTGGTGGACTCAGACCCCAGCTTCCTGCTGGCAGCGGTGCACTGCTTGCCCCTGACTTCCTCTCTCAGGGACTCCCTCAGCCAGATCCTACAGAAGGCCATCACCCCAAACCTGGTCTTCTCCATCCTCATTGCCAAGAACCAGCTGCTCACCATTGTCCAGGAGAAGACGGTGATTGAGGACACCAGGCTGGAGCCTGCTGATGTCCACCTGCTGCTCAACCTCATTGGGGCCTCCTCTGCCTTCCAGGCTGGAGAGATCTGGACTCCTATCTGCCTGCCTCTCTTTAACCCTGACTGTTACTTCTATGCCTACATCTCCTACCTGGACCCCCCAGAATGCACTGTGTGTCTGCTGCTGCTCTCCACGGATAAGGAGGCTTTTTATGCGGTGGCAGAGTGtaagaggaggatagagttggCCATGCTGGCTCAGAGCTCTCTGAGGCTCATTGCCAATGCCCACTCCTACAGCGTGAGCCAGGTGGGTGTCTCAGACCTCAGGCACTTCATGTACAAGCCCTTTGATGTCCCAGACAACCACAAGCAGCTCACCCAGTTCACCAG CCCAGAGATGGAGGCTCCCTACAgcacggaggaggagaggatgcggCTGCTGGACCTGTACCGTTACATGCACGGTCGCATCCACAGCTCCTGCCGGCCCCTCAAGCTCATCTACCATGTGGCAGAGAGGGAAACCCTGCTGGCCTGG GTCACAAGTAAATTTGAGTTGTACACTTGCTTTAGCCCCTTGGTGACTAAGGCCCGTGCCATTAACGCAATAACCAAGCTTCTACGTTGGATCAAGAAGGAGGAAGACCGTCTCTTTATCCGATACCCACCCAAGTATTCAACCACGCCCAACCCCAGCAAAAGCTCCCGCAAGTCTGACCAGCAGGACTCCACAGATAATGGCTTTGCATCTCTACTATAG
- the glyctk gene encoding glycerate kinase isoform X1 has protein sequence MVRLESIITHRVHIQLELSSVQILPHCFSANPDSAIHSSHTEHRGNPEVHHTRCTGAPCKDSLMACVVSLYRPLSLLAPVGVRRAIVCRMSLDMRAREVFATAIEAVQPDIVMRRGLERTGDTLLVNGRSFTLKNNLHLVGFGKAVLGMAAEAERIVGDHLVRGVISVPHGIQETIRQHGKDQMLLKDGSRITVMEGAKHNLPDADAQRAAECIKELVSTLTENDMLLVLISGGGSALLPAPVPPISLQEKQDVTRRLAGAGATIQELNSVRRALSILKGGGLAHCAHPAQVVALVLSDVIGDPLDLIASGPTVWTEVWPEEIWSILERYGLSSSLPVSVKEVLGRSAPRWEESGEQSDRAAHVLNAVIGSNSIALECAGRRARELGFRPVVLSPGVCGNVQSVSRLYGLLARFACSRDEPPPELPAEILKLGPETGVESWDLCRAMQVLGEGRGEGWGATCLLAGGEPTVQLTGKGRGGRNQELALRVGLELAGMELPPKGPLFLSGGTDGQDGPTEAAGAVTDAGLGKEARAQGLDPDGFLVNNDSFTFFSRLSGGQRLLLPGLTGTNVMDVHMLLIPPIPIVVSGR, from the exons ATGGTCAGGCTTGAGTCAATCATTACACATAGGGTACACATTCAACTTGAGTTGAGCTCTGTCCAGATTTTGCCACACTGTTTTAGTGCTAATCCCGACTCTGCAATACACAGCTCGCACACGGAGCACAGAGGAAATCCAGAGGTTCACCATACCCGGTGTACAG GTGCTCCCTGCAAGGACAGCCTGATGGCTTGTGTTGTGTCCCTGTATCGGCCTTTATCTTTACTGGCTCCTGTGGGGGTGAGGCGAGCCATAGTTTGCAGAATGTCACTGGACATGCGAGCACGGGAGGTGTTTGCTACGGCTATCGAAGCTGTGCAACCAGACATTGTGATGCGGCGGGGTCTGGAGCGTACAGGAGACACCCTCCTAGTGAATGGACGCAGCTTCACGCTAAAGAACAACCTTCACCTGGTAGGCTTTGGCAAAGCTGTGCTGGGCATGGCTGCCGAGGCAGAGAGGATAGTGGGGGACCACTTGGTGAGAGGAGTGATCAGTGTGCCACACGGCATTCAGGAGACAATACGGCAGCATGGGAAAGA CCAGATGTTGTTGAAGGATGGAAGTCGCATCACAGTGATGGAGGGAGCTAAACACAACCTGCCAGATGCTGATGCCCAGAGGGCAGCCGAATGTATCAAGGAGCTGGTCAGCACACTAACAGAGAATGACATGTTGCTTGTACTCATCTCAG gaggagggTCTGCACTCTTGCCTGCACCAGTCCCACCAATCTCTCTTCAAGAGAAACAGGATGTTACACGCAGACTGGCTGGTGCTGGTGCCACCATTCAGGAGCTTAACTCTGTACGCCGTGCCCTGTCAATTTTGAAAGGAGGAGGACTTGCACACTGCGCTCACCCTGCTCAG gtggTGGCCCTGGTTCTGTCTGATGTAATTGGAGATCCCCTGGACTTGATAGCCAGTGGCCCCACAGTGTGGACTGAGGTGTGGCCTGAGGAGATTTGGTCGATCCTTGAACGTTACgggctgtcctcctctctccctgtctcggtgAAAGAGGTGCTTGGACGCTCAGCTCCCCGATGGGAGGAGTCTGGAGAGCAGTCAGACAGGGCGGCACATGTTCTCAATGCTGTGATTGGCTCCAATAGCATTGCTCTGGAATGCGCAGGGAGACGTGCGCGGGAGCTCGGATTCCGTCCAGTTGTGCTGTCGCCAGGGGTGTGCGGGAACGTACAGTCTGTCTCTCGCCTTTATGGTCTACTGGCTCGCTTTGCCTGCTCCCGTGACGAGCCTCCTCCTGAGTTGCCTGCTGAGATTCTGAAGCTGGGGCCCGAGACAGGCGTGGAAAGCTGGGACTTGTGCCGTGCTATGCAGGTGCTTGGTGAGGGGCGTGGGGAGGGCTGGGGAGCCACCTGTCTGCTGGCTGGGGGAGAGCCCACTGTGCAGTTGACAGGCAAGGGGCGTGGTGGGCGGAACCAGGAGCTGGCCCTGAGAGTAGGGCTTGAGCTGGCAGGCATGGAGCTCCCTCCGAAGGGTCCCCTGTTCCTGAGTGGTGGGACCGATGGTCAGGACGGGCCAACTGAGGCAGCAGGGGCAGTCACAGACGCGGGGCTTGGCAAAGAAGCACGAGCACAGGGGCTCGACCCTGATGGCTTCCTCGTCAACAATGATTCCTTCACCTTCTTTTCACGCCTGTCTGGTGGGCAGCGGCTGCTCCTACCAGGGTTAACAGGTACCAATGTGATGGATGTgcacatgctgctcatcccacCAATCCCCATAGTTGTGTCTGGTCGTTGA
- the LOC115143433 gene encoding vacuolar fusion protein MON1 homolog B-like isoform X1 yields the protein MNPVTIGIMDVLFVCDVNMERDDNQEKGEMEEIKSENPSSDCTLSTGSADLTHALPSEIHTVPEPAGPVGEDDGTNVTLEEPKNPPPSETMGEEGTQELEPAPDQELEPAPVQELEPVPDQELEPAPDQVKDEETDECNKTEYHNSSGGQPETVPEEASSSAENVQDDSGEFVVTMLARGKLEEQDMGVKGMSSTLSETGAPEAPPSYRDEDVMAESWRQHRKHVFVLSEAGKPIYSRYGSEEALSSTMGVMMALVSFVQSSDNMIRSVYSDGHTVVFMQKGPLVLVSVSSSRQSEQQLRAELLYVYYQIISMLTQASITRIFEHKKNYDLRRLLAGSEKILDGLLNLVDSDPSFLLAAVHCLPLTSSLRDSLSQILQKAITPNLVFSILIAKNQLLTIVQEKTVIEDTRLEPADVHLLLNLIGASSAFQAGEIWTPICLPLFNPDCYFYAYISYLDPPECTVCLLLLSTDKEAFYAVAECKRRIELAMLAQSSLRLIANAHSYSVSQVGVSDLRHFMYKPFDVPDNHKQLTQFTSPEMEAPYSTEEERMRLLDLYRYMHGRIHSSCRPLKLIYHVAERETLLAWVTSKFELYTCFSPLVTKARAINAITKLLRWIKKEEDRLFIRYPPKYSTTPNPSKSSRKSDQQDSTDNGFASLL from the exons ATGAATCCCGTCACCATTGGGATTATGGATGTGCTGTT TGTTTGTGATgtcaacatggagagagatgacaATCAagaaaagggagagatggaggagataaaGAGTGAGAATCCATCCTCTGACTGCACACTGTCAACTG GTTCTGCTGATCTCACTCATGCTCTGCCCTCTGAAATTCACACAGTTCCTGAGCCTGCTGGGCCAGTGGGAGAAGACGACGGCACCAATGTGACTTTAGAGGAGCCTAAGAATCCACCTCCATCAGAAACTATGGGTGAGGAGGGGACCCAGGAACTAGAACCGGCCCCTGATCAGGAACTAGAACCGGCCCCTGTCCAGGAACTAGAACCGGTCCCTGACCAGGAACTAGAACCGGCTCCTGACCAGGTAAAAGATGAAGAGACTGATGAGTGCAATAAGACAGAATATCATAACAGTTCAGGTGGTCAACCAGAGACTGTGCCAGAAGAGGCTTCATCTTCAGCTGAGAATGTGCAGGACGACTCAGGGGAGTTTGTGGTCACTATGTTGGCCAGAGGTAAACTGGAGGAACAAGATATGGGAGTGAAGGGGATGTCCTCTACACTTTCAGAGACTGGCGCCCCAGAGGCCCCCCCATCCTACCGTGATGAAGACGTGATGGCTGAGAGCTGGAGGCAGCACAGGAAGCATGTGTTTGTCCTGAGTGAGGCAGGGAAACCAATCTACTCCCGCTACGGCAGTGAAGAGGCCCTGTCGTCCACTATGGGAGTCATGATGGCACTGGTGTCCTTTGTCCAGAGTAGTGACAACATGATCCGCTCTGTCTACTCAG aCGGGCACACGGTGGTGTTCATGCAGAAGGGTCCTCTGGTGCTGGTGTCTGTGTCAAGCAGCCGTCAGTCAGAGCAGCAGCTGCGTGCTGAGCTGCTGTACGTCTACTACCAGATCATCAGCATGCTCACCCAGGCCAGCATCACACGTATCTTCGAACACAAGAAGAACTATGACCTGCGGCGACTACTGGCCGGCTCCGAGAAGATCCTGGATGGCCTCCTCAACCTGGTGGACTCAGACCCCAGCTTCCTGCTGGCAGCGGTGCACTGCTTGCCCCTGACTTCCTCTCTCAGGGACTCCCTCAGCCAGATCCTACAGAAGGCCATCACCCCAAACCTGGTCTTCTCCATCCTCATTGCCAAGAACCAGCTGCTCACCATTGTCCAGGAGAAGACGGTGATTGAGGACACCAGGCTGGAGCCTGCTGATGTCCACCTGCTGCTCAACCTCATTGGGGCCTCCTCTGCCTTCCAGGCTGGAGAGATCTGGACTCCTATCTGCCTGCCTCTCTTTAACCCTGACTGTTACTTCTATGCCTACATCTCCTACCTGGACCCCCCAGAATGCACTGTGTGTCTGCTGCTGCTCTCCACGGATAAGGAGGCTTTTTATGCGGTGGCAGAGTGtaagaggaggatagagttggCCATGCTGGCTCAGAGCTCTCTGAGGCTCATTGCCAATGCCCACTCCTACAGCGTGAGCCAGGTGGGTGTCTCAGACCTCAGGCACTTCATGTACAAGCCCTTTGATGTCCCAGACAACCACAAGCAGCTCACCCAGTTCACCAG CCCAGAGATGGAGGCTCCCTACAgcacggaggaggagaggatgcggCTGCTGGACCTGTACCGTTACATGCACGGTCGCATCCACAGCTCCTGCCGGCCCCTCAAGCTCATCTACCATGTGGCAGAGAGGGAAACCCTGCTGGCCTGG GTCACAAGTAAATTTGAGTTGTACACTTGCTTTAGCCCCTTGGTGACTAAGGCCCGTGCCATTAACGCAATAACCAAGCTTCTACGTTGGATCAAGAAGGAGGAAGACCGTCTCTTTATCCGATACCCACCCAAGTATTCAACCACGCCCAACCCCAGCAAAAGCTCCCGCAAGTCTGACCAGCAGGACTCCACAGATAATGGCTTTGCATCTCTACTATAG
- the LOC115143433 gene encoding vacuolar fusion protein MON1 homolog B-like isoform X2 — protein MNPVTIGIMDVLFVCDVNMERDDNQEKGEMEEIKSENPSSDCTLSTVPEPAGPVGEDDGTNVTLEEPKNPPPSETMGEEGTQELEPAPDQELEPAPVQELEPVPDQELEPAPDQVKDEETDECNKTEYHNSSGGQPETVPEEASSSAENVQDDSGEFVVTMLARGKLEEQDMGVKGMSSTLSETGAPEAPPSYRDEDVMAESWRQHRKHVFVLSEAGKPIYSRYGSEEALSSTMGVMMALVSFVQSSDNMIRSVYSDGHTVVFMQKGPLVLVSVSSSRQSEQQLRAELLYVYYQIISMLTQASITRIFEHKKNYDLRRLLAGSEKILDGLLNLVDSDPSFLLAAVHCLPLTSSLRDSLSQILQKAITPNLVFSILIAKNQLLTIVQEKTVIEDTRLEPADVHLLLNLIGASSAFQAGEIWTPICLPLFNPDCYFYAYISYLDPPECTVCLLLLSTDKEAFYAVAECKRRIELAMLAQSSLRLIANAHSYSVSQVGVSDLRHFMYKPFDVPDNHKQLTQFTSPEMEAPYSTEEERMRLLDLYRYMHGRIHSSCRPLKLIYHVAERETLLAWVTSKFELYTCFSPLVTKARAINAITKLLRWIKKEEDRLFIRYPPKYSTTPNPSKSSRKSDQQDSTDNGFASLL, from the exons ATGAATCCCGTCACCATTGGGATTATGGATGTGCTGTT TGTTTGTGATgtcaacatggagagagatgacaATCAagaaaagggagagatggaggagataaaGAGTGAGAATCCATCCTCTGACTGCACACTGTCAACTG TTCCTGAGCCTGCTGGGCCAGTGGGAGAAGACGACGGCACCAATGTGACTTTAGAGGAGCCTAAGAATCCACCTCCATCAGAAACTATGGGTGAGGAGGGGACCCAGGAACTAGAACCGGCCCCTGATCAGGAACTAGAACCGGCCCCTGTCCAGGAACTAGAACCGGTCCCTGACCAGGAACTAGAACCGGCTCCTGACCAGGTAAAAGATGAAGAGACTGATGAGTGCAATAAGACAGAATATCATAACAGTTCAGGTGGTCAACCAGAGACTGTGCCAGAAGAGGCTTCATCTTCAGCTGAGAATGTGCAGGACGACTCAGGGGAGTTTGTGGTCACTATGTTGGCCAGAGGTAAACTGGAGGAACAAGATATGGGAGTGAAGGGGATGTCCTCTACACTTTCAGAGACTGGCGCCCCAGAGGCCCCCCCATCCTACCGTGATGAAGACGTGATGGCTGAGAGCTGGAGGCAGCACAGGAAGCATGTGTTTGTCCTGAGTGAGGCAGGGAAACCAATCTACTCCCGCTACGGCAGTGAAGAGGCCCTGTCGTCCACTATGGGAGTCATGATGGCACTGGTGTCCTTTGTCCAGAGTAGTGACAACATGATCCGCTCTGTCTACTCAG aCGGGCACACGGTGGTGTTCATGCAGAAGGGTCCTCTGGTGCTGGTGTCTGTGTCAAGCAGCCGTCAGTCAGAGCAGCAGCTGCGTGCTGAGCTGCTGTACGTCTACTACCAGATCATCAGCATGCTCACCCAGGCCAGCATCACACGTATCTTCGAACACAAGAAGAACTATGACCTGCGGCGACTACTGGCCGGCTCCGAGAAGATCCTGGATGGCCTCCTCAACCTGGTGGACTCAGACCCCAGCTTCCTGCTGGCAGCGGTGCACTGCTTGCCCCTGACTTCCTCTCTCAGGGACTCCCTCAGCCAGATCCTACAGAAGGCCATCACCCCAAACCTGGTCTTCTCCATCCTCATTGCCAAGAACCAGCTGCTCACCATTGTCCAGGAGAAGACGGTGATTGAGGACACCAGGCTGGAGCCTGCTGATGTCCACCTGCTGCTCAACCTCATTGGGGCCTCCTCTGCCTTCCAGGCTGGAGAGATCTGGACTCCTATCTGCCTGCCTCTCTTTAACCCTGACTGTTACTTCTATGCCTACATCTCCTACCTGGACCCCCCAGAATGCACTGTGTGTCTGCTGCTGCTCTCCACGGATAAGGAGGCTTTTTATGCGGTGGCAGAGTGtaagaggaggatagagttggCCATGCTGGCTCAGAGCTCTCTGAGGCTCATTGCCAATGCCCACTCCTACAGCGTGAGCCAGGTGGGTGTCTCAGACCTCAGGCACTTCATGTACAAGCCCTTTGATGTCCCAGACAACCACAAGCAGCTCACCCAGTTCACCAG CCCAGAGATGGAGGCTCCCTACAgcacggaggaggagaggatgcggCTGCTGGACCTGTACCGTTACATGCACGGTCGCATCCACAGCTCCTGCCGGCCCCTCAAGCTCATCTACCATGTGGCAGAGAGGGAAACCCTGCTGGCCTGG GTCACAAGTAAATTTGAGTTGTACACTTGCTTTAGCCCCTTGGTGACTAAGGCCCGTGCCATTAACGCAATAACCAAGCTTCTACGTTGGATCAAGAAGGAGGAAGACCGTCTCTTTATCCGATACCCACCCAAGTATTCAACCACGCCCAACCCCAGCAAAAGCTCCCGCAAGTCTGACCAGCAGGACTCCACAGATAATGGCTTTGCATCTCTACTATAG